The uncultured Dysgonomonas sp. genome contains the following window.
CGGATCAACACCGACAACAACTTCTCCTACTCTTTTCTTAAAGGAAGATAAATATTCTTCACCAACGACTTTAGAGAAAATATCGTCATTTATACTAATAATATAACCTTCTTCTTTTTCATTCTCTCCCTTAAACTCTACTTCAACACCCAACTCCATAAATGACATTTTTATAAAGTCGCGGATCGTTGTAGTTACTCCTGTAGAAATTACATAATCGTCGGGAGTATCTTGCTGAAGAATAAGATACATGGCTTTTATATAGTCTTTAGCATGTCCCCAGTCTCTTTTGCTAGATAAATTCCCCATATATACTTTCTTCTGAAGCCCGAGAGCTATACGTGAAACAGCACGGGTAACTTTTCTTGTTACAAAAGTTTCGCCTCTCAATGGAGATTCATGATTGAACAGAATTCCATTACTGGCATGCATACCATATGCCTCTCTATAGTTTACTGTAATCCAATATGCATACAATTTTGCAACTGCATAGGGACTTCTAGGGTAAAATGGCGTTGTTTCTTTCTGCGGTATCTCCTGCACCAATCCATACAATTCGGATGTTGATGCCTGATATATCCTGGTTTT
Protein-coding sequences here:
- the gmd gene encoding GDP-mannose 4,6-dehydratase, with amino-acid sequence MSKKVALITGVTGQDGAYLSEYLIKKGYTVHGIKRRSSLFNTDRIDHLYQDPHDENRNMILHYGDMTDSMNLTRIIGDVQPDEIYNLAAMSHVKVSFDTPEYTANADGIGPLRVLEAVRLLDLTEKTRIYQASTSELYGLVQEIPQKETTPFYPRSPYAVAKLYAYWITVNYREAYGMHASNGILFNHESPLRGETFVTRKVTRAVSRIALGLQKKVYMGNLSSKRDWGHAKDYIKAMYLILQQDTPDDYVISTGVTTTIRDFIKMSFMELGVEVEFKGENEKEEGYIISINDDIFSKVVGEEYLSSFKKRVGEVVVGVDPAYFRPTEVEILIGDNTKARTKLGWEPTYDLKALCQDMVVHDIELMKKEEFLKNGGYRILNYFE